The sequence below is a genomic window from Babesia bigemina genome assembly Bbig001, chromosome : II.
CAGCGACGGGCGAAGTCGTCGAAACGGTATTGCACTGCATCCGTGTATAAACGTGTACGCAGATCGAATGTGAGTCACTATTCCTGTGGGACCACTCCGACGCCGAGGGCGGCAGCGACACCGGCGGTTCCCCTGACGACGCTGAGAGGTCTCAGCAATCGTCATCCAGTGGCGCCCCCGAAGGCAAAAGCAAGACTCTGCGCCTACTCGCCCCAGACCAGCTGCAGGAGGCTCGCCAGCCTAAGAGTACGTTACAGTGGTATTTTACCGTAACGGTGAACGCAGAGCGTAAGAAACCAGTCAAGATCGAAGAGGTTGGCTCAATACGTTTTAGCGCGTCACTAATAATTTTTGGCAGGCTGTCGCTTTGACCGAGCGCCATCTGAAACGCACGGCTATGAACGACGTATGCTACGCACCCCCGGCCGTGACGTACGAGGCCAAGCCAATCCCCGTGCTGCGTCGTGACAGCGAGTTCAAGCTGCAACCCGTGTACCAAGAAGACTTTATCGCTAAATAAAACCACACAAACATGTCCTGTTTTACAACCTTATataagtgttatttcacgTATGAAGTTGAGTGGCAGCGTGTGGCGCCGCCCTTCGACATCGAGCTCCAGTGCCAAAACACTGTGAGACCCACGCATGATCCCTCGGATTTGGCTTGCCTCCTTATCTGTGAACGTCACAATGACCTCTTGTCCTATATGCGAGTTCCAGTCCCTGCGGCATATAAGCGTTTTGAGCTCCTCCGGTGCCATGCGCTTGGGGTCGAGTCGTGCCACCAGCATCAGCGAGTGGGTGGCGATAGATTGCGTGTGTTCCTCCTCGTCAAGCTGCTTAAGCCGTTTCTCTACACGCAACGTCTATTTTCGCCCAACGCGGCTTACCTAGTTTCAAGAGCATCAACTTGAGCTCGTTGGGGCTGATGAAGTCGCCCTCGTCTCTGGTCTGCTCGATGACAACCTTCACTACGCCCGCCAGCCACGTGACATCGTACACCTCGAAACAGGTGTGGAACCTGATCCTTTCCGGCGGCCAGCTGTATGTGACGCAGTCGCTGCGTTTGTTTGCAATACGTGCTGGTGGACCTACCGTATGCACTCCTCCACGCGCAGCCTCCACGGAGCATCCAAAGGGTCGTCCCAGTTCAAGAGATCCCCGGCGATAGGACTGTCCTTGGGTGTGTACGTGTAGCTGTCTTCCATGTACCGGAACTCCGCAGGGTGCATTTTGTCGCCGGCGCGGCCGAGCGCCCGTCGGTAATTGAGCACCATTGCGAACTTTTCGTCATCATCACAGAGCTGGTACCTGTTGGCGTAGTAGGCCTCCCGCATGTCCAGCGGCATCGCCGCGAACTCCTCGTAGGTTAGTGACCACTCTGACACCTCATGCAACCGTTAGACTTTTGGGGACAGTACCGTCGGCGTAACTCCGTCTCAACCACCGTCGCTGCTCAGTGCGAGCCTctcccaaagtggtgatgtCATTCCTCAACATGGGCTTGCCGACCAGATGCCTTTCTAGCCTGTTGGTTGTGTCGAATCCATTGAAAAGCGACGTGTTCACTGCCAGTTTGTCCTCTTTGAGCTGTTCATAACTGGGCCAAGGTGCGATTCCCGGTCTGACGGCGTCGTACTCTGCGATGTCCGTCCTCATCCGCTCCCCGTGGTGCTGTGTCCCGGCCACGTAAATGTAGTCCCGGTAGTCCTTGCCAATCATTCGGTCAAATTCTGCGCCAGCATGTGCATACGGCTGAAATATCCATTACTTGCGATAGGAGCATCGTCCAACGGTTCCGCTTCCTCCCCCTCCCTGCACCTTTAGAGACGGTTGTATCGCCGCCTACCTCCTCATCTCGGCGTTTTTCATGTACGACTTCTGCGTCTCCGAGGCCACACATAACTCCTCAAGATCGCCCTCCGCATTCGCTTCCTTCAGCCCGGAGGCGTCAAAGAAGAGGTTTCTCGGCGCGTCGTAGTATGGGTACCTACAACGTGTTAGGTCGATGTCAAGACGCAATCGGTGACTTCGGCATCCGGCAACTTACGGCGGGTATTTGGCGGTATAGTACTCAATCTGCGGAGCGGAGTCTAGCGGATCCGCCATGATGTCATATTCCTGCGATGAATTGCGCAACAGGAGCTGCCTCGTGGTCTGCGCCGCGGCTCCGCATAGGAAGGCGTGCTTCGAGCCACGGGCGGCCGCAGCGGCATGTCCACAACATCGCGAGCTGTATGCTATAGCCGCTAGACATAACGCCGTCGAGCATCGCATCACGGCACGGGTGTGTTGAGTCCGCCTCGCTGCGATGTGTAGCTGGATTCCACAGCGGTAAGCCGCCGTAGTGCGATGAGTCACATATTAATGCCGCTCTAGCACAAAATATTTACATAATCACATGTTTCATGGCGCGGAATCCGACCTTCCATCATAGATGGGGACCTCTGCAACGGTCGCCCATATCGAGCGCTCCCATCTCGCACATTAACCAGCTGCTTATGCAATCGAAGACACGCACGGTTACTGCTAACAATAATCACCTATGTCGAGTTGAAGCTTCCTAAATCGCCGAGAGCTGCTCGAAGTCGCCATGGTTATGGGTGTTCCACCTTGGAGGAACCGTGGTCGGCAGCAGCCAGTCGTCGTCCTGGGCTCCGCTCAGCTCGTATATCCTCGCAGTTAGCTGCCGTATGTCATCACGCATCTCCTGGTAGCTTTCGTATGCCTGGTTCGTCTTCTCTAATGTGTATATGGCCGCCTTGTACGTCTTGTTCCTGCGTACATGCGTGAGCCGCAGCCACTTGGCAGGGGAATTTCTGCGGAATGTCGCGTCGTATATGACGCGTGCGATGGTCGCAATGTGATCGCGGAACTTGATAAAATCTCTGCATGCGTATATGCTTTCTGGGTTTGGCGGCACCTACCCCGGTTCGACAAATATAATGGCTTTAGGCCTGCTTTCGGAGACTTTTCCGAGCGCGGTGGAGAAACTGTCGAACATTTCGACAACGGCAGGCGATATTCTCGGGTTTTCATCCCAGTTCAGGGTGGACACGCTGCCAGTAAGCCTaagattacgatgtttccGCGACTGCCACGATCTTACCTGCACGTTATGTAGTCTAGCGTGCTCTTCGCCAGCACCAAGGTTACAGACCCCGCGGTTAACCTCGGCGTATACCTGTCTGCCGGGATGATAACCTCAGCGTTGCACGAGCCGTCGGAGTTGAAGTAGTTGATGCTGGTTGCACGAAGGAACTCGACATTGTCAGCGAGGTCCGATGCTTCTTCGCTTTCATGAGTGCGAGCTCGCAGATTGATCGCCTCTAGAATGCTGTCTCCACTGAACTCTACCCCAGTGTACGACCCAAAGTTTTTGAATGCTCGTTGCAGGTCCCAGATCAGGGGGTGTTTTCCGTGCCCGACCTCCATTATGAAGTCACGACTGTCGACCAAGGGCGGCGAGCGTATCCGCCTGATGGCGCTATATATCATGGAGACAGCTTCCTTTGCGTTGACTCCTGAGAACGGTTCATCGGACTGCCTTCGATCGCTGTAGAACATATCCCAGGCCTTAGCCTCGTCTTCCACTCGGAACGAATCCAGATcgctgccatcatcgtcgtcatatTCCACCGGCTCTACTATCACTGGTCGCTTCCGCTTGCGCAGCGAGTAGGAGCAGTTCTGCCATGTACATGAGCGGTTGTTTCACGAATCAGCCACGATGCCATGGCGCTACACATAAGCTGCAATTAAACGTACATTGGTGATAGCAGCTTCATTGTCATCCATCGGGTCTCCGCTCCGCCGTTTTGGCTGATAGAAGTGGCTGAGAATCCTTGTCGTCCAACGAGTGGAATCTCGTTCCCCCTTTAGACACCAACGCGTCCAGAAATGGCCCCGTCTCAGCGGCAATATGTTGCCCAACACGGCGACGTTTGCCACGCCTCCACGCCTGCGACGGGTTGCATTCCCGCCGTAGCCAGTCAGCGCGGGTGGCGCCTCACTAGGCGCTCGGTGAGGACCCAAAGAGCAACGGAAAGGCGCACATAAAATTCAAAATACAAAAGCTACCACAGGTACtaattttagggttttataATGGCAAACTTTGGCCATGAAAGTTCGGGAAGGAGTTTGCGCAATGGCTTGCTAGCCTTCGTTGGACAGCGCACCGAGCTGTTCCAGGCGGTCTTCCAATTCTTGCTTTAGTTTTTCGTCGTCAGCTTCTGCAGGCATTGTTTAGCAAGCTTCCATCGGTATCGGTGCTTACCGTTCGGGCCTTGGCCGTCGTTTTCGACGTTGCTGGTGGTATCTCCCAGGATCTCGCTGGTCTCCTTTACGCCGTCGTTGTAGTAGGTTCCATTTGAGTCTTCGGACGGTGGCTGCGTTTGGCATGAGCAGGTATTATTGCCCAACTACCTCTACAGTAAGCTCCCCTGGAGGGAGTTCGCCCGTCTCCTGCAGCCTTTCACGCTCGGCTGCAATTTCCGATT
It includes:
- a CDS encoding RING-H2 finger protein ATL5; amino-acid sequence: MLRGLKSHGTSPVVRCVAFLANITSVNADCCLLPIRFDSRDAQDFGRIETCPHTFHFTCIKKWSALETTCPQCKAVFSRIERVKAATGEVVETIECESLFLWDHSDAEGGSDTGGSPDDAERSQQSSSSGAPEGKSKTLRLLAPDQLQEARQPKSTLQWYFTVTVNAERKKPVKIEEAVALTERHLKRTAMNDVCYAPPAVTYEAKPIPVLRRDSEFKLQPVYQEDFIAK